Proteins encoded together in one Micromonospora kangleipakensis window:
- a CDS encoding sensor histidine kinase, whose protein sequence is MTDRLRAWARHRPLAVDGCFAVALVLVDLVFLLLTPRELRPGQLSAELGWSVLCAAPVALRRVAPWPAVGAAVATLGVPALLGHAPTTQGVTFVVLTYTMAAHRPLRAATLAAVLLWVPVALVVTVAPLDGVLDVGPAYLLLNNLLTASVAYAVGRAVQARRQSTQALRERARVAEANQRSLAERAVADERRRIARELHDVVAHHVSVMGVLATGARRVLRRDPDTADEAIATIEETSRATLREMRRLLDVLRTDAEPAADLAPQPGLAGIEALVEQVREAGLPVTVRVDGRPGPMEEGVALTVYRIVQEALTNALKHAGAATALVRLTFADGSLAVEVTDTGRGPGPAPDRIGHGLVGMRERVALYGGVLRTGPRPGGGFRVYARIPLEPVGVVPA, encoded by the coding sequence GTGACAGATCGGCTGAGGGCGTGGGCACGGCACCGACCGCTGGCTGTCGACGGCTGCTTCGCGGTCGCCCTGGTGCTGGTGGATCTGGTCTTCCTCCTGCTCACCCCGCGGGAGCTGCGCCCCGGGCAACTGTCGGCCGAGCTGGGCTGGAGCGTGCTCTGCGCCGCGCCGGTGGCGCTGCGCCGGGTCGCCCCGTGGCCGGCGGTCGGCGCGGCGGTGGCCACGCTGGGGGTGCCGGCGCTGCTCGGGCACGCCCCGACCACGCAGGGCGTGACCTTCGTCGTGCTCACGTACACGATGGCGGCGCACCGGCCGCTGCGGGCGGCCACGCTGGCCGCGGTGCTGCTGTGGGTGCCGGTGGCGCTGGTTGTCACGGTCGCGCCGCTGGACGGCGTGCTCGACGTGGGCCCCGCCTACCTGCTGCTCAACAACCTGCTCACCGCCTCGGTGGCGTACGCGGTGGGCCGGGCCGTGCAGGCCCGGCGGCAGTCGACGCAGGCGCTGCGCGAGCGGGCCCGGGTCGCCGAGGCGAACCAGCGCTCCCTGGCCGAGCGGGCGGTCGCCGACGAGCGTCGCCGGATCGCCCGTGAGCTGCACGACGTGGTCGCCCACCACGTCAGCGTGATGGGGGTGCTGGCCACCGGCGCCCGCCGGGTGCTGCGCCGGGACCCGGACACGGCGGACGAGGCGATCGCCACCATCGAGGAGACCAGCCGGGCCACCCTGCGGGAGATGCGCCGGCTGCTGGACGTGCTGCGCACCGACGCCGAGCCGGCCGCCGACCTCGCCCCGCAGCCCGGGCTGGCCGGCATCGAGGCGCTGGTCGAGCAGGTCCGGGAGGCGGGCCTGCCGGTGACCGTGCGGGTGGACGGCAGGCCCGGCCCGATGGAGGAGGGGGTGGCGCTGACCGTCTACCGGATCGTGCAGGAGGCGCTGACCAACGCGCTCAAGCACGCCGGCGCGGCGACCGCGCTGGTCCGGCTCACCTTCGCCGACGGTTCGCTGGCGGTGGAGGTCACCGACACCGGCCGCGGCCCGGGTCCGGCACCCGACCGGATCGGGCACGGACTGGTCGGCATGCGCGAGCGGGTCGCCCTCTACGGTGGGGTCCTGCGGACCGGTCCGCGGCCGGGCGGCGGCTTCCGGGTGTACGCGAGGATCCCGCTGGAGCCGGTCGGGGTGGTCCCCGCGTGA
- a CDS encoding endonuclease VII domain-containing protein: MISCVRFVQRIGKICPQCERRLSVTEFHRNRRRADGLAYYCKTCAAARSEASRRKRGIGAQRKPAAPVPAGLKWCPDCDQVKPLEDFPRTRKSPGRHSYCKPCHNSRTRETKQRLHGGDREYHLRRRYGIGEQEFRELLAEQGGVCAVCGHPDPEHVDHDHRTGWVRGILCFNCNGGLGQFRDSPARLARAITYLRGTTWQRVLIHPGVFQMCSPTRGRPPSQRS; the protein is encoded by the coding sequence ATGATATCATGTGTCCGGTTCGTCCAGCGAATCGGCAAGATCTGTCCGCAGTGTGAGCGCCGCCTGTCCGTCACGGAGTTCCACCGCAACCGGCGGCGAGCGGACGGGCTGGCCTACTACTGCAAGACCTGCGCGGCGGCCCGCTCCGAGGCGAGCCGCCGTAAGCGCGGGATTGGCGCCCAGCGGAAGCCGGCGGCTCCGGTACCGGCCGGTCTGAAATGGTGCCCGGACTGCGACCAGGTCAAGCCGCTCGAGGATTTTCCGCGCACCAGAAAGTCGCCAGGGCGACACTCGTACTGCAAGCCGTGCCACAACAGCCGGACCAGGGAGACCAAGCAGCGGCTGCACGGCGGCGACCGCGAGTACCACCTGCGGCGGCGGTACGGGATCGGAGAGCAGGAGTTCCGGGAGCTTCTGGCCGAGCAGGGCGGCGTCTGCGCGGTGTGCGGCCACCCCGATCCGGAACATGTGGACCACGATCATCGCACCGGGTGGGTGCGCGGGATACTCTGCTTCAACTGCAACGGTGGTCTTGGCCAGTTCCGTGACAGTCCCGCGAGGCTGGCCAGGGCGATCACGTACCTGAGAGGAACCACGTGGCAGCGGGTTTTGATCCATCCGGGCGTCTTCCAGATGTGTTCACCAACGCGGGGACGTCCTCCTTCACAGCGTTCCTGA
- a CDS encoding RecB family exonuclease, with the protein MTAEPVIDAQDTLATAVVPPTVRASLSPSRAADFKTCPLLYRFRSIDRLPERPTVEQARGTLVHAVLERLFDLPAAARTPESAGDLVAPQWDRLVTEEPELAGLFAEGDAAGVAEFLRSAATLLEGYFAVEDPRRLEPAEREALISAVVDDELLIRGYLDRLDVAPDGALRVVDYKTGGAPREAFEARALFQLKFYALVLWRTRGVVPRVLRLLYLKDAEICDYTPDAEELLRFERTVVALWQAIEQATARQDFRPRPSRLCDWCSHQAHCPSFGGTPPPFPTLATTDPLRDARSGPVTPGADE; encoded by the coding sequence ATGACGGCGGAACCGGTGATCGACGCACAGGACACCCTCGCCACGGCGGTGGTGCCACCCACGGTACGGGCGTCGCTGTCGCCGTCGCGCGCGGCGGACTTCAAGACCTGCCCCCTGCTCTACCGGTTCCGCAGCATCGACCGGCTGCCCGAGCGTCCCACCGTGGAGCAGGCCCGGGGCACGCTGGTGCACGCCGTGCTGGAGCGGCTGTTCGACCTGCCGGCGGCGGCCCGCACGCCGGAGTCCGCGGGCGACCTGGTGGCCCCGCAGTGGGACCGGCTGGTCACCGAGGAGCCGGAGCTGGCGGGCCTGTTCGCCGAGGGCGACGCCGCCGGGGTCGCCGAGTTCCTCCGCTCGGCCGCCACCCTGCTGGAGGGCTACTTCGCGGTGGAGGATCCGCGCCGGTTGGAGCCGGCCGAGCGGGAGGCGTTGATCTCCGCGGTGGTCGACGACGAGCTGCTGATCCGGGGCTACCTGGACCGGCTCGACGTCGCGCCGGACGGGGCGCTGCGGGTGGTCGACTACAAGACCGGCGGGGCGCCGCGGGAGGCGTTCGAGGCGCGGGCGCTGTTCCAGCTCAAGTTCTACGCCCTGGTGCTGTGGCGGACCCGGGGGGTGGTGCCGCGGGTGCTGCGGCTGCTCTACCTCAAGGACGCCGAGATCTGCGACTACACCCCGGACGCCGAGGAGCTGCTGCGCTTCGAGCGCACGGTGGTGGCGCTCTGGCAGGCCATCGAGCAGGCCACCGCGCGGCAGGATTTCCGACCCCGACCCAGCCGGCTCTGTGACTGGTGCAGCCACCAGGCGCACTGCCCGAGCTTCGGTGGCACCCCGCCGCCGTTCCCGACCCTCGCCACCACGGACCCGCTGCGCGACGCCCGCTCCGGGCCGGTAACCCCGGGCGCCGACGAGTGA
- a CDS encoding tRNA (adenine-N1)-methyltransferase, whose translation MTAQPSTVPADPAVPALPPVHRGPFRPGDRVQLTDPKGRMHTVTLEPGKEFHTHRGILRHDTLIGLPDGSVVTTTGGGTAFLALRPLLSDYVLSMPRGAQVIYPKDSAQIVAMGDIFPGAKVLEAGAGSGALSCSLLRAVGTEGELHSFEVRDDFAQIARRNVEAFFNGPHPAWRLHVGDVAQCQETGFDRIILDMLTPWETLDMVERALVPGGVFIGYVATTPQLSELVEALRERGGWTEPRAWESLVRDWHAEGLAVRPDHRMIAHTAFLVSARKLAPGVTAPPRRRKPSKGTEAYVQRRQALREAEAARQAAADQVGEGAAAVPAEELDQP comes from the coding sequence GTGACCGCACAGCCCTCCACCGTCCCGGCCGACCCCGCCGTCCCGGCGCTGCCACCCGTGCACCGGGGGCCGTTCCGCCCCGGCGACCGGGTGCAGCTGACCGACCCGAAGGGGCGGATGCACACCGTGACGCTGGAGCCCGGCAAGGAGTTCCACACCCACCGCGGCATCCTCCGCCACGACACCCTGATCGGCCTGCCCGACGGCAGCGTGGTGACCACCACCGGCGGCGGCACCGCCTTCCTGGCCCTGCGCCCGCTGCTGTCGGACTACGTGCTCTCCATGCCGCGCGGCGCCCAGGTGATCTACCCGAAGGACTCCGCGCAGATCGTCGCGATGGGCGACATCTTCCCCGGCGCGAAGGTCCTCGAGGCCGGCGCCGGCTCCGGCGCGCTCTCCTGCTCACTGCTGCGGGCCGTCGGCACCGAGGGCGAGCTGCACTCCTTCGAGGTGCGCGACGACTTCGCCCAGATCGCCCGGCGCAACGTCGAGGCGTTCTTCAACGGGCCGCACCCCGCCTGGCGGCTGCACGTCGGCGACGTCGCGCAGTGCCAGGAGACCGGCTTCGACCGGATCATCCTGGACATGCTCACCCCGTGGGAGACCCTCGACATGGTCGAGCGGGCGCTGGTGCCCGGCGGCGTCTTCATCGGCTACGTGGCCACCACCCCGCAGCTCTCCGAGCTGGTCGAGGCGCTGCGCGAGCGCGGCGGCTGGACCGAGCCGCGCGCCTGGGAGTCGCTGGTCCGCGACTGGCACGCCGAGGGCCTGGCCGTCCGCCCGGACCACCGGATGATCGCGCACACCGCGTTCCTGGTCTCCGCGCGCAAGCTCGCCCCGGGGGTCACCGCGCCGCCGCGCCGCCGCAAGCCGAGCAAGGGCACCGAGGCGTACGTCCAGCGCCGGCAGGCGCTGCGCGAGGCCGAGGCGGCCCGGCAGGCGGCGGCCGACCAGGTCGGCGAGGGTGCGGCGGCCGTACCGGCGGAGGAGCTGGACCAGCCGTGA
- the arc gene encoding proteasome ATPase — translation MARSDDADSRAARWEKEAHDLSTQVAFLQEELALVRRKLTESPRHVRQLEERLAATQAQLARLTENNDRLVSTLKEARAQIVTLKEEIDRLAQPPSGYGVFLAKHDDGTVDVFTGGRKLRVAVSPSLEVDELRRGQEVLLNDALNIVDAFGYERVGEVVMLKEILAGPGGAPGDRALVVSHSDEERIVHLAETLIGSPIRAGDSLMIEPRSAYAYERIPKSEVEELVLEEVPDVGYTDIGGLQSQIEQIRDAVELPFLHADLFREHQLRPPKGILLYGPPGCGKTLIAKAVANSLAKKIAERRGEEKHTSFFLNIKGPELLNKYVGETERHIRLIFQRAREKAGEGTPVIVFFDEMDSVFRTRGSGVSSDVENTIVPQLLSEIDGVEGLENVIVIGASNREDMIDPAILRPGRLDVKIKIERPDAEAAKDIFSKYILSGLPLHPDDLAEHGGDPQATVAAMIDAVVLRMYSETEENRFLEVTYANGDKEVLYFKDFNSGAMIQNIVDRGKKMAIKEFLTSGRKGLRLQHLLDACVDEFRENEDLPNTTNPDDWARISGKKGERIVYIRTLVSGGKGAEAGRSIETASNTGQYL, via the coding sequence GTGGCACGCAGCGACGACGCGGACTCGCGCGCCGCACGGTGGGAGAAGGAGGCCCACGATCTCTCCACGCAGGTCGCGTTCCTTCAAGAGGAACTCGCTCTGGTGCGGCGCAAGTTGACCGAAAGCCCCCGACACGTCCGGCAGCTCGAAGAGCGGCTGGCGGCCACCCAGGCACAGTTGGCGCGGCTGACCGAGAACAACGACCGGCTCGTGAGCACCCTCAAGGAGGCTCGCGCGCAGATCGTGACGCTCAAGGAGGAGATCGACCGCCTCGCGCAGCCACCCAGTGGCTACGGCGTCTTCCTGGCGAAGCACGACGACGGCACGGTGGACGTGTTCACCGGCGGGCGCAAGCTCCGGGTCGCCGTCTCGCCCTCGCTGGAGGTCGACGAGCTCCGGCGCGGCCAGGAGGTCCTGCTCAACGACGCGCTCAACATCGTCGACGCGTTCGGCTACGAGCGGGTCGGCGAGGTCGTGATGCTCAAGGAGATCCTCGCGGGTCCCGGCGGCGCCCCGGGCGACCGGGCGCTGGTGGTCTCGCACTCCGACGAGGAGCGGATCGTGCACCTCGCCGAGACCCTGATCGGCTCGCCGATCCGGGCCGGCGACTCGCTCATGATCGAGCCCCGCTCGGCGTACGCGTACGAGCGGATCCCGAAGAGCGAGGTCGAGGAGCTGGTCCTGGAGGAGGTGCCCGACGTCGGCTACACCGACATCGGCGGCCTCCAGTCGCAGATCGAGCAGATCCGCGACGCGGTGGAGCTGCCCTTCCTGCACGCCGACCTGTTCCGTGAGCACCAGCTCCGGCCGCCGAAGGGCATCCTGCTCTACGGCCCGCCCGGCTGCGGCAAGACGCTGATCGCCAAGGCGGTGGCCAACTCGCTGGCCAAGAAGATCGCCGAGCGGCGTGGTGAGGAGAAGCACACCAGCTTCTTCCTCAATATCAAGGGTCCCGAGCTGCTCAACAAGTACGTCGGCGAGACCGAGCGGCACATCCGGCTGATCTTCCAGCGGGCCCGGGAGAAGGCCGGCGAGGGCACCCCGGTGATCGTGTTCTTCGACGAGATGGACTCGGTCTTCCGCACCCGCGGGTCCGGCGTCTCCTCGGACGTGGAGAACACCATCGTCCCGCAGCTGCTCAGCGAGATCGACGGCGTGGAGGGCCTGGAGAACGTCATCGTCATCGGCGCCTCCAACCGGGAAGACATGATCGACCCGGCGATCCTGCGCCCGGGCCGGCTCGACGTGAAGATCAAGATCGAGCGGCCGGACGCCGAGGCGGCCAAGGACATCTTCTCCAAGTACATCCTCTCCGGGCTGCCCCTGCACCCGGACGACCTGGCCGAGCACGGCGGCGACCCGCAGGCCACCGTGGCGGCGATGATCGACGCGGTCGTGCTGCGGATGTACTCGGAGACCGAGGAGAACCGCTTCCTCGAGGTCACCTACGCCAACGGCGACAAGGAAGTCCTCTACTTCAAGGACTTCAACTCCGGCGCGATGATTCAGAACATCGTCGACCGGGGCAAGAAGATGGCCATCAAGGAGTTCCTCACCTCCGGGCGCAAGGGGCTGCGGCTGCAGCACCTGCTCGACGCCTGCGTCGACGAGTTCCGGGAGAACGAGGACCTGCCCAACACCACCAACCCCGACGACTGGGCCCGCATCTCCGGCAAGAAGGGCGAGCGGATCGTCTACATCCGCACGCTCGTCTCCGGCGGCAAGGGCGCGGAGGCCGGCCGGTCGATAGAGACCGCCAGCAACACCGGCCAGTACCTGTAG
- a CDS encoding response regulator produces MTDRTTPARPVRILLADDQPLLRTGFRMVLGTEDDLDIVAEAGDGLEAVELSRRLLPDVVLMDIRMPRMDGVAATRAIVDARLPVRVLILTTFDLDEYVVGALRAGASGFLAKDVPAEDLVTAIRTVAAGEAVVAPRILKRLLDRFADVLPDPAASPPKALSALTEREREVLVQVARGLSNAEIARALSVSETTIKTHVGHVLTKLGLRDRVQAVVLAYETGLVRPGA; encoded by the coding sequence ATGACCGACCGCACGACGCCGGCACGGCCGGTGCGGATCCTGCTCGCCGACGACCAGCCGCTGCTGCGGACCGGATTCCGGATGGTGCTCGGCACCGAGGACGACCTGGACATCGTGGCCGAGGCCGGGGACGGCCTGGAGGCGGTGGAGCTGTCCCGGCGGCTGCTGCCGGACGTGGTGCTGATGGACATCCGGATGCCCCGGATGGACGGCGTCGCGGCGACCCGGGCCATCGTCGACGCCCGACTGCCGGTGCGGGTGCTGATCCTGACCACCTTCGACCTCGACGAGTACGTGGTCGGCGCGCTGCGGGCCGGGGCGAGCGGATTCCTGGCCAAGGACGTGCCGGCGGAGGACCTGGTCACCGCGATCCGCACGGTCGCCGCCGGGGAGGCGGTGGTGGCGCCGCGGATCCTCAAGCGGCTGCTGGACCGCTTCGCCGACGTGCTGCCCGACCCGGCGGCGAGCCCGCCGAAGGCGCTCAGCGCGCTGACCGAGCGGGAACGGGAGGTGCTGGTGCAGGTCGCCCGGGGCCTGTCCAACGCGGAGATCGCCCGGGCGCTGTCGGTCAGCGAGACCACCATCAAGACCCACGTCGGGCACGTGCTGACGAAGTTGGGGCTGCGCGACCGGGTGCAGGCGGTCGTGCTGGCGTACGAGACGGGGCTGGTGCGTCCCGGCGCGTGA
- a CDS encoding ubiquitin-like protein Pup gives MATQEGGQTQSGKSTQGEEIEDVTAQANPEVAERHAEITEDVDDLLDEIDSVLEENAEEFVRGYVQKGGE, from the coding sequence ATGGCTACGCAAGAAGGCGGCCAGACCCAGTCCGGCAAGTCGACCCAGGGCGAGGAGATCGAGGACGTCACCGCGCAGGCCAACCCGGAGGTTGCCGAGCGCCACGCCGAGATCACGGAGGACGTCGACGACCTGCTCGACGAGATCGACTCCGTCCTCGAAGAGAACGCAGAGGAATTTGTCAGGGGCTACGTTCAGAAAGGGGGTGAATGA
- the prcB gene encoding proteasome subunit beta has translation MAAGFDPSGRLPDVFTNAGTSSFTAFLSKVAPEMLPGRRPLPPGMAADMAPHATTIVAIAAAGGVVMAGDRRATMGNLIAQRDIEKVHPADAYSLVGIAGTAGIGIELMRLFQVELEHYEKIEGAMLSLDGKANRLASMIRGNLGAAMQGLAVIPLFAGFDLAASDPTRAGRIFSFDVTGGPYEETGYDAIGSGSLFAKSALKKRFRAGLSIDDARRLAVEALYDAADDDTATGGPDLTRRIYPVVMTATAEGTHRLTDAETATIAESVVSGRMENPGG, from the coding sequence GTGGCAGCGGGTTTTGATCCATCCGGGCGTCTTCCAGATGTGTTCACCAACGCGGGGACGTCCTCCTTCACAGCGTTCCTGAGCAAGGTGGCCCCCGAGATGCTGCCCGGCCGACGGCCGCTGCCGCCCGGTATGGCCGCCGACATGGCGCCGCACGCGACCACCATCGTGGCCATTGCGGCCGCCGGCGGCGTGGTGATGGCCGGCGACCGGCGCGCCACGATGGGCAACCTGATCGCCCAGCGGGACATCGAGAAGGTGCACCCGGCGGACGCGTACTCGCTGGTCGGCATCGCGGGCACCGCGGGCATCGGCATCGAGCTGATGCGACTGTTCCAGGTGGAGCTGGAGCACTACGAGAAGATCGAGGGCGCGATGCTCTCGCTCGACGGCAAGGCCAACCGGCTGGCCTCGATGATCCGCGGCAACCTGGGCGCGGCGATGCAGGGTCTCGCGGTGATCCCGCTCTTCGCCGGCTTCGACCTGGCCGCCAGCGACCCGACGAGGGCCGGTCGGATCTTCAGCTTCGACGTCACCGGCGGCCCGTACGAGGAGACCGGCTACGACGCGATCGGCTCCGGCTCGCTCTTCGCCAAGTCGGCGCTGAAGAAGCGTTTCCGGGCCGGCCTGTCGATCGACGACGCGAGGCGGCTCGCGGTCGAGGCGCTCTACGACGCGGCCGACGACGACACGGCGACCGGTGGCCCGGATCTGACCCGCCGGATCTACCCGGTGGTGATGACGGCGACGGCGGAGGGCACCCACCGGCTCACCGACGCCGAGACGGCGACGATCGCGGAGAGCGTCGTCTCCGGCCGGATGGAGAACCCGGGCGGCTGA
- a CDS encoding site-2 protease family protein has protein sequence MQQPSRPPRRRGRRLGLTVGRVFGVPLHLDASMLLLTLVVTVAYAVLARRQLDLGPVAGYLVGVGFVVSLLGSVLLHELGHALTARRYGIGVRGITLELLGGYTEMDRDAPSPRVDLLVSLAGPAVSALLGAVGVAATLALPDGTLADQLAFQFAASNVVVAIFNSLPGLPLDGGRALRAAVWALTRDRHRGTEVAGWVGRAVALGTLALVVALTLRRALPPLLLPLLLLVAFTLWRGAGQSIRLARISRRLPLIDLARLARPVLPVPSGTPLAEAQRRRAEGPDPRAALTVVDSAGRPVALVDPARADAVPPDRRPWLAVDAVSRGLDTVPTLPVGTDGERVMQTVQTHPGAQYVVTAGEDVVGVLHIADLAQLLEPKRKMNT, from the coding sequence GTGCAGCAGCCGTCCCGACCACCACGCCGGCGCGGGCGTCGTCTCGGCCTGACCGTGGGCCGGGTGTTCGGGGTGCCCCTGCACCTGGACGCCTCGATGCTCCTGCTCACCCTGGTGGTGACCGTCGCGTACGCGGTGCTCGCGCGCCGCCAGCTCGACCTCGGCCCGGTGGCCGGCTACCTGGTCGGCGTCGGCTTCGTCGTCTCCCTGCTCGGCTCCGTGCTGCTGCACGAGCTGGGGCACGCGCTGACTGCCCGCCGGTACGGCATCGGTGTGCGCGGGATCACCCTGGAGCTGCTCGGCGGGTACACCGAGATGGACCGGGACGCGCCGAGCCCCCGGGTCGACCTGCTGGTCTCGCTCGCCGGCCCGGCGGTCTCCGCGCTGCTCGGCGCCGTCGGCGTCGCGGCCACCCTCGCCCTGCCCGACGGCACCCTGGCCGACCAGCTCGCCTTCCAGTTCGCGGCGAGCAACGTCGTGGTGGCGATCTTCAACAGCCTGCCCGGGCTGCCGCTCGACGGCGGCCGCGCGCTGCGCGCGGCCGTCTGGGCGCTCACCCGGGACCGGCACCGGGGCACCGAGGTGGCCGGCTGGGTGGGCCGCGCGGTCGCCCTCGGCACCCTGGCCCTGGTCGTCGCGCTCACCCTGCGCCGGGCGCTGCCGCCGCTGCTGCTACCGCTGCTGCTGCTGGTGGCGTTCACCCTGTGGCGGGGCGCCGGGCAGTCGATCCGGCTGGCCCGGATCAGCCGCCGCCTCCCGCTGATCGACCTCGCCCGGCTGGCCCGACCGGTGCTGCCGGTGCCCAGCGGCACCCCGCTGGCCGAGGCGCAGCGCCGCCGCGCGGAGGGCCCGGACCCCCGTGCCGCGCTCACCGTCGTCGACTCCGCCGGCCGGCCGGTCGCCCTGGTCGACCCGGCCCGCGCCGACGCCGTACCCCCGGACCGCCGGCCGTGGCTCGCGGTGGACGCGGTCTCCCGCGGCCTGGACACGGTCCCGACGCTGCCGGTCGGCACGGACGGCGAACGGGTGATGCAGACCGTGCAGACCCACCCGGGCGCACAGTACGTCGTGACGGCAGGCGAAGATGTCGTCGGCGTTCTGCACATCGCGGATCTGGCGCAGCTCCTGGAACCCAAACGGAAGATGAACACGTGA
- a CDS encoding ferredoxin, whose product MTQVATDQLQVWVDQDLCTGDGLCVQYAPEVFEFDVDGLAYVKGADGELRLAPGSRVGVPEHLRLEVIDSAKECPGECIHVVRGSDGVEVAGPDAEED is encoded by the coding sequence ATGACGCAGGTCGCGACGGACCAGCTTCAGGTCTGGGTGGACCAGGACCTCTGCACGGGCGACGGGCTCTGCGTGCAGTACGCGCCGGAGGTCTTCGAGTTCGACGTCGACGGCCTGGCGTACGTCAAGGGCGCCGACGGTGAGCTGCGGCTGGCCCCGGGCAGCCGGGTGGGCGTGCCCGAGCACCTGCGCCTCGAGGTGATCGACTCGGCGAAGGAGTGCCCGGGCGAGTGCATCCACGTGGTGCGCGGCAGCGACGGCGTCGAGGTGGCCGGCCCGGACGCCGAGGAGGACTGA
- the dop gene encoding depupylase/deamidase Dop, whose product MSVRRIMGTEVEYGISVPGQAGANPMVTSSQVVNAYGARPELNRGGRARWDYEEESPLRDARGFTYSGAAYDPAEALADEDLGLANVILTNGARLYVDHAHPEYSTPEVTNPLDVVRWDKAGERVMAEAARRAATIPGTQPIHLYKNNTDNKGASYGSHENYLMRRQTPFADIVAYLTPFFVTRQIVCGAGRVGIGQDGGQNGFQISQRADFFEVEVGLETTLKRPIINTRDEPHADADKYRRLHVIIGDANLSEISTYLKVGTTALILSMIEEKALGPDLGIADPVSELRAVSHDPGLKHLMRLRDGRKLTALDVQWAYLERVRSFVDDRYGSDVDEQTADVLNRWESVLDRLGRDAFLCADELDWVAKLRLLEGYREREKLAWGSHKLQLVDLQYSDVRPEKGLYHRLVSRGSMKTLLTDEQTRTAMTQPPEDTRAYFRGRCLAQYASEVVAASWDSVIFDVGRESLVRVPMMEPERGTRKHVGALFDRCASAKDLLETLTGG is encoded by the coding sequence ATGAGCGTAAGACGGATCATGGGCACCGAGGTCGAGTACGGCATCTCCGTGCCCGGCCAGGCCGGGGCCAACCCGATGGTCACCTCCTCACAGGTGGTGAACGCCTACGGGGCGCGCCCGGAACTCAACCGCGGTGGTCGGGCCCGCTGGGACTACGAGGAGGAGTCGCCGCTGCGCGACGCCCGCGGCTTCACCTACTCCGGCGCGGCCTACGACCCGGCCGAGGCGCTCGCCGACGAGGACCTCGGGCTGGCCAACGTCATACTCACCAACGGCGCCCGGCTGTATGTCGACCACGCGCACCCGGAGTACTCCACCCCCGAGGTGACCAACCCCCTTGACGTGGTGCGCTGGGACAAGGCGGGGGAGCGGGTGATGGCCGAGGCGGCGCGGCGGGCCGCCACCATCCCGGGCACCCAGCCGATCCACCTCTACAAGAACAACACCGACAACAAGGGCGCCAGCTACGGCTCCCACGAGAACTACCTGATGCGGCGGCAGACCCCGTTCGCCGACATCGTGGCGTACCTGACGCCGTTCTTCGTCACCCGGCAGATCGTCTGCGGCGCCGGCCGGGTCGGCATCGGCCAGGACGGCGGCCAGAACGGCTTCCAGATCTCCCAGCGCGCCGACTTCTTCGAGGTCGAGGTCGGGCTGGAGACCACCCTCAAGCGGCCGATCATCAACACCCGCGACGAGCCGCACGCGGACGCCGACAAGTACCGCCGGCTGCACGTCATCATCGGCGACGCCAACCTGTCGGAGATCTCCACCTACCTCAAGGTCGGCACCACGGCGCTCATCCTCAGCATGATCGAGGAGAAGGCCCTCGGCCCGGACCTGGGCATCGCCGACCCGGTCAGCGAGCTGCGCGCGGTCAGCCACGACCCCGGGCTGAAGCACCTGATGCGACTGCGCGACGGGCGCAAGCTGACCGCCCTGGACGTGCAGTGGGCGTACCTGGAGCGGGTCCGGTCCTTCGTGGACGACCGGTACGGCAGCGACGTCGACGAGCAGACCGCCGATGTGCTGAACCGCTGGGAGAGCGTGCTGGACCGGCTCGGCCGGGATGCGTTCCTCTGCGCCGACGAGCTGGACTGGGTGGCCAAGCTGCGGCTGCTCGAGGGGTACCGGGAGCGGGAGAAGCTCGCCTGGGGCTCGCACAAGCTCCAGCTGGTCGACCTGCAGTACTCCGACGTCCGGCCGGAGAAGGGGCTCTACCACCGGCTGGTGTCGCGGGGGTCGATGAAGACGCTGCTGACCGACGAGCAGACCCGGACCGCGATGACCCAGCCCCCGGAGGACACCCGGGCCTACTTCCGTGGCCGCTGCCTGGCCCAGTATGCCTCCGAGGTGGTCGCGGCGAGCTGGGACTCGGTGATCTTCGACGTGGGCCGGGAGTCGCTGGTCCGGGTGCCGATGATGGAGCCGGAGCGGGGCACCCGCAAGCACGTCGGCGCGCTCTTCGACCGGTGCGCCAGTGCCAAGGATCTGCTGGAGACCCTGACCGGGGGCTGA